The following are encoded together in the Methanosarcina flavescens genome:
- the mtrD gene encoding tetrahydromethanopterin S-methyltransferase subunit D codes for MIDAILGNILWIAFIVIGGVLVSWGVHFVPVGGAPAAMAQATGVGTGTVQLATGAGLTGLVSAGFMMNVTDNLALIAASGAVGAMIMIAVTMIIGTWVYVYGVGVVPSSAKVKTDPITKYRQDIYVSQGTEGHGIPTVSFVSGVIGAALGGLGGSLVYYSLIEVGVNAGLERVGVTTAVTGNSLVALAAIFAIGIFLVNAVIPSYNIGGTIEGFHDPKFKKWPKAVISSLIASILCAIVAVIAIAELGGI; via the coding sequence ATGATTGACGCTATCTTAGGAAATATCCTCTGGATAGCTTTCATTGTTATCGGTGGCGTTTTGGTCTCCTGGGGTGTCCACTTCGTGCCCGTAGGTGGTGCACCTGCAGCTATGGCTCAGGCGACAGGAGTCGGTACCGGTACAGTGCAGCTGGCAACAGGTGCAGGTCTTACAGGGCTTGTCAGTGCCGGGTTTATGATGAACGTAACGGACAACCTTGCCCTGATTGCTGCCTCAGGTGCAGTAGGAGCAATGATCATGATCGCTGTGACCATGATTATCGGTACCTGGGTCTATGTTTATGGTGTAGGTGTTGTGCCTTCTTCCGCAAAAGTAAAGACTGACCCTATAACAAAGTACAGACAGGATATTTACGTGTCTCAGGGTACAGAGGGTCACGGGATTCCTACTGTCAGTTTTGTGAGTGGAGTCATCGGGGCTGCTCTTGGTGGGCTCGGAGGATCCTTGGTTTATTATTCACTCATTGAAGTAGGTGTGAATGCTGGGCTGGAACGTGTCGGTGTTACCACTGCAGTCACAGGGAACTCACTTGTAGCACTTGCAGCAATATTTGCAATAGGCATTTTCTTAGTGAACGCTGTAATTCCATCCTATAACATAGGAGGTACAATTGAAGGGTTCCATGATCCGAAATTCAAGAAATGGCCGAAAGCGGTTATTTCTTCCCTCATAGCATCAATACTGTGTGCTATCGTGGCTGTAATTGCAATCGCAGAGCTTGGAGGTATTTAA
- the wtpA gene encoding tungstate ABC transporter substrate-binding protein WtpA — protein MKVKTRIFRLISILLILVVFASSGCVGDQGENKSADSMENASGNAAAGGGETLTIFHAGSLSIPFEELEAEFENQHPGVDVQREAAGSAQSIRKITELGKNADVLASADYALIPSMMMPEYADWSSAFARNQMILAYTNESKYSKAINGNNWYDILRRPDVRFGFSNPNDDPAGYRSQMVTVLAESYYNDSQIYDDLILNNTGITFTIQKNGTALVQVPASEEIALNPDKIMLRSMEVELSSALETGEIDYLYIYRSVAEQHGFRYVEFPPEIDLSSLDYADNYSKVQVQMENGEVVTGSPIVYGVTIPKNAENPELAAEFIKLLLEEPGQQIFIENGQPPIVPAIAEGRDKMPEELQPLVE, from the coding sequence ATGAAGGTTAAAACCAGAATTTTCAGATTGATATCAATTCTCCTGATCCTGGTTGTATTTGCCAGCTCAGGTTGTGTTGGAGATCAGGGTGAGAACAAGAGTGCGGACTCTATGGAAAACGCCTCTGGAAATGCTGCTGCAGGTGGAGGAGAGACTCTGACGATTTTCCATGCAGGAAGCCTGAGTATACCGTTTGAGGAACTTGAAGCTGAATTCGAAAACCAGCATCCGGGTGTAGATGTTCAGAGGGAAGCCGCAGGCAGTGCACAGAGTATAAGAAAGATCACTGAACTAGGGAAAAATGCTGATGTGCTCGCATCTGCAGATTATGCCCTGATCCCGTCCATGATGATGCCTGAATATGCCGACTGGTCTTCCGCTTTTGCAAGGAACCAGATGATCCTTGCTTATACAAATGAAAGTAAGTACAGTAAGGCAATCAATGGAAATAACTGGTATGATATTCTCAGGCGACCTGATGTCCGATTTGGTTTCTCCAATCCTAATGACGACCCTGCAGGCTACAGGTCACAGATGGTAACTGTGTTAGCAGAATCATATTATAATGACAGTCAGATCTATGACGATCTTATCCTGAATAATACAGGCATAACTTTTACTATCCAGAAAAACGGGACAGCCCTCGTACAGGTTCCTGCATCCGAAGAAATTGCTCTGAACCCTGATAAAATCATGCTCAGAAGCATGGAAGTAGAACTTTCTTCTGCCCTTGAGACCGGGGAAATAGATTATCTCTATATCTACCGGAGCGTTGCCGAGCAACATGGATTTAGATATGTAGAATTTCCACCTGAGATTGACCTGAGTTCACTCGACTATGCTGACAATTACTCAAAGGTCCAGGTTCAAATGGAAAACGGAGAAGTAGTTACAGGATCCCCAATCGTGTATGGTGTAACCATTCCTAAAAATGCTGAAAATCCGGAGCTTGCTGCTGAGTTTATAAAATTACTCCTCGAAGAGCCAGGTCAGCAGATATTCATAGAAAACGGACAGCCGCCTATCGTCCCTGCGATTGCTGAAGGAAGAGATAAAATGCCTGAAGAGTTGCAGCCGCTTGTAGAATAA
- a CDS encoding sugar phosphate isomerase/epimerase family protein encodes MILGASSFAGAPGNLKEHVDSIELYIPKLGVYDDLTLEKEKLDRVLDEISVYNLAVTIHAPYWAADSKYPSALQIDTAQMDKREFALMEESIALANRTGAPVMVLHPGRIGTDREKSFSSMIENLSRLASVAEDYGVILGLENKEDTDPSNFCCKAEELSRTIETVNSGYLKATFDIGHANLTCGGNPEKLREFVRILQKYIVHLHLHDNSGEWTQRYDGDEHMAPGKGCADFTVLKLLSGYKGVYNFEVFSLDDLYFGKKLLKTLLNFKKLKLQKINKVQLEPRFNKSPDLHSSDQALFSALHRQ; translated from the coding sequence GTGATATTAGGAGCTTCATCTTTTGCCGGTGCACCTGGGAATTTAAAGGAACATGTTGATTCCATAGAGCTGTACATTCCCAAGCTTGGGGTCTATGACGATTTGACACTTGAAAAGGAAAAGCTTGACAGGGTACTGGATGAAATTTCAGTCTATAATCTTGCAGTTACAATTCATGCTCCTTACTGGGCTGCAGATTCAAAATATCCATCTGCTCTCCAGATAGATACTGCACAGATGGACAAGAGGGAATTTGCCCTTATGGAAGAATCAATTGCACTTGCAAACCGGACTGGAGCCCCTGTTATGGTACTGCATCCGGGCAGAATTGGGACTGATAGGGAAAAATCGTTCTCGTCTATGATAGAAAACCTGAGCAGGCTTGCCTCAGTAGCTGAAGATTACGGGGTTATCCTGGGCCTTGAGAACAAAGAAGATACAGATCCTTCGAATTTTTGCTGTAAGGCAGAGGAGCTTTCCCGGACAATAGAAACTGTGAATTCCGGATACTTGAAGGCTACCTTTGATATAGGGCATGCAAACCTTACCTGCGGAGGTAATCCTGAAAAACTCAGAGAATTTGTTAGGATCCTGCAAAAGTACATAGTTCATCTCCACCTGCACGATAACAGCGGAGAGTGGACACAAAGATACGATGGGGATGAGCACATGGCTCCAGGAAAGGGCTGTGCAGACTTTACAGTCCTGAAACTGCTTTCAGGATACAAAGGAGTCTATAATTTTGAGGTATTCTCACTCGATGATCTCTATTTCGGAAAAAAACTCTTAAAAACGCTCTTAAACTTTAAAAAGCTAAAATTACAAAAAATAAACAAGGTTCAATTAGAACCCCGTTTTAATAAAAGTCCAGACTTACACTCTTCTGACCAAGCACTTTTTTCAGCTCTTCATAGGCAGTGA
- a CDS encoding sodium:solute symporter family protein, with protein MDGYNIFLILLAVYIAGLVSVGWYFNKKQKSITDFWLAGRGIGPSPLGFSAAASWLTAGGVLAVIGYFMLQGMGSIWAFVAPNIIALLVIAVLVKKIKNLPAITQPELLEQRYGSIVRWPIALIITVVMILFAVADVTGLSLVLQTFYGLDPFYAAAIVAIAVSIYVTLGGLSAVVWTDVIQFGFLSLFIIVMAFVAVGTVTDGGLQVPAISSSELFGSVSGDWWNPLSIGLPMVLIFCFAIIPGWIIEQDPWQKVWAARDAKSASLGMIIGSLMIAVVFAACAVIAIALSYIFPDIAGMGFPAGMSLAEPALLAFVSERFASAPAVIALSAIGLAAASMSCADTFSTSGASCISRDIYQRYIKPDATMKEMMLVNRVSVLFIILAATAGSFVIPNIIDAIHIATFIASSSYFFPLMGGLYWKRATKEGAFAGMVVGFTVQVALVALDLIKTPPLAPSYLESIHPVLMNHGVIVGMSLSAITFFLVSLMTKPSSRVNLAPFFEEEAEELARYEAKDINENDPEYSVFLKNLNEKVTGERAHLQLNLRVSGSLSWHELVDKLKASSPAWVTPTGLDTIYRLTHGDMLACVAVSRGSGEQDIWLKAEPRLETVGRQKRELFTAYEELKKVLGQKSVSLDFY; from the coding sequence ATGGACGGTTACAATATTTTCCTTATATTGCTTGCGGTCTACATAGCCGGGCTTGTATCGGTCGGCTGGTATTTTAATAAAAAACAGAAATCTATTACTGACTTCTGGCTTGCAGGAAGGGGAATAGGGCCCTCTCCCCTTGGTTTTTCAGCTGCAGCTTCCTGGCTAACAGCAGGCGGAGTTCTTGCAGTTATCGGGTATTTCATGCTTCAGGGAATGGGATCTATATGGGCTTTTGTAGCTCCGAATATCATTGCCCTGCTCGTAATCGCAGTGCTTGTGAAAAAGATTAAGAACTTGCCAGCAATTACACAACCCGAACTTTTAGAACAGCGCTATGGCAGTATAGTCAGATGGCCTATTGCCCTGATTATCACGGTTGTAATGATTCTCTTTGCAGTTGCCGATGTTACAGGGCTTTCCCTGGTATTGCAGACATTCTACGGTCTTGATCCCTTTTATGCCGCAGCCATTGTTGCAATTGCAGTTTCGATTTACGTGACGCTTGGAGGACTATCTGCAGTTGTCTGGACGGATGTTATCCAGTTTGGCTTCCTCTCCCTTTTCATAATAGTAATGGCTTTTGTTGCAGTAGGGACTGTGACAGATGGAGGGCTTCAGGTGCCTGCAATAAGCAGTTCCGAACTTTTCGGAAGCGTGTCAGGAGACTGGTGGAATCCTCTTTCAATCGGTCTTCCCATGGTACTAATTTTCTGCTTTGCTATCATTCCTGGCTGGATTATTGAGCAGGACCCCTGGCAGAAAGTCTGGGCAGCAAGGGATGCAAAATCTGCCAGTCTTGGAATGATTATAGGGTCACTTATGATCGCTGTGGTTTTCGCGGCATGTGCCGTAATTGCAATAGCCCTCAGTTACATTTTTCCTGATATAGCAGGTATGGGTTTCCCTGCAGGCATGTCCCTTGCAGAACCCGCACTTTTAGCCTTTGTAAGTGAACGTTTTGCCTCTGCACCAGCAGTGATAGCCCTCAGTGCAATAGGACTTGCAGCTGCTTCCATGTCCTGTGCGGATACATTTTCAACCTCAGGAGCCTCCTGTATCTCAAGGGACATCTACCAGAGGTACATAAAGCCAGATGCTACAATGAAAGAAATGATGCTGGTAAACAGGGTCAGCGTACTGTTTATTATACTCGCTGCAACAGCAGGCTCATTCGTAATCCCCAATATCATAGATGCTATTCACATTGCAACTTTCATTGCAAGCTCTTCTTACTTCTTCCCGCTCATGGGAGGGCTGTACTGGAAGCGGGCCACCAAGGAAGGAGCCTTTGCAGGCATGGTAGTTGGTTTTACAGTTCAGGTAGCCCTTGTAGCTCTGGACCTTATAAAGACTCCACCTCTTGCTCCCAGCTATTTGGAAAGCATTCATCCCGTTCTGATGAACCACGGAGTTATCGTGGGAATGTCTCTCAGTGCAATCACTTTCTTCTTAGTATCTCTCATGACAAAACCTTCTAGCAGAGTAAATCTCGCACCCTTTTTTGAAGAGGAAGCAGAAGAGCTTGCCCGCTATGAGGCAAAAGATATCAATGAAAATGATCCTGAGTACAGTGTTTTCCTCAAAAACCTGAATGAAAAAGTTACAGGAGAACGTGCTCATCTCCAGCTTAATCTCCGGGTCTCAGGAAGCCTTAGCTGGCACGAACTGGTAGATAAACTTAAAGCGAGTTCTCCAGCCTGGGTTACGCCTACAGGACTTGACACCATATACAGGCTAACTCATGGGGACATGCTTGCCTGTGTAGCAGTTTCCAGGGGAAGCGGAGAGCAAGATATCTGGCTCAAAGCCGAGCCAAGGCTTGAAACCGTGGGAAGGCAGAAAAGAGAGCTTTTCACTGCCTATGAAGAGCTGAAAAAAGTGCTTGGTCAGAAGAGTGTAAGTCTGGACTTTTATTAA
- the mtrG gene encoding tetrahydromethanopterin S-methyltransferase subunit MtrG — MDGKAPAAFVEPSEFNEVMKRLDTIDEKIEFVNSEIAQRIGKKVGRDIGILYGGVIGLLLFLIYVQISSMFI; from the coding sequence ATGGATGGAAAAGCACCAGCAGCGTTTGTAGAGCCAAGCGAGTTTAATGAAGTAATGAAAAGGCTCGACACGATTGATGAAAAGATTGAGTTTGTCAACAGTGAAATTGCGCAGAGAATTGGAAAGAAAGTAGGAAGAGATATCGGAATTCTGTACGGCGGAGTTATTGGCCTGCTGCTCTTCCTGATCTATGTCCAGATATCATCAATGTTCATATAA
- a CDS encoding tetrahydromethanopterin S-methyltransferase subunit B has protein sequence MSIVRIAPEINLVMDTDSGAVTQERKDSIQYSMEPVFERVDKLDAIADDLVNSLSPSEPLLNSWPGRENTSYKAGIYSNAFYGIVVGLAFSGLLVLIIYITRLMEGVV, from the coding sequence ATGAGCATTGTTCGTATAGCTCCCGAGATAAACCTGGTCATGGATACGGATTCTGGAGCCGTCACACAAGAACGGAAAGACTCGATTCAGTATTCCATGGAACCCGTCTTTGAGAGAGTGGACAAACTGGATGCAATTGCAGATGACTTGGTGAATTCTCTTTCACCCAGCGAACCGCTCCTTAATTCCTGGCCAGGCCGTGAGAACACCTCCTACAAGGCAGGAATTTACTCTAATGCCTTCTACGGAATCGTTGTGGGTCTTGCCTTCAGCGGACTGCTGGTCCTAATCATATATATTACAAGATTGATGGAAGGGGTGGTGTAA
- a CDS encoding molybdenum-dependent transcriptional regulator — MKAKTKLWFTEGGKTVMGAGRAELLKTIEEERSLRKACKKLGISYKHAWTMLKKMNEALGEPAVITVRGGKEQGTFLTDLGRKLLAEYEAGKQLINETIEDETAWENISFKLSARNQLSGKVLEVEKDGLVCKITIEVEPSIITSVVTEEAVEKLDINPGDRVYAVIKSTEVMIAKHVSEKRQTEASSKEPDRSD, encoded by the coding sequence ATGAAAGCAAAAACAAAGCTCTGGTTTACGGAAGGCGGAAAAACGGTTATGGGTGCTGGAAGAGCTGAGTTATTGAAGACAATAGAAGAAGAACGCTCACTTCGGAAAGCCTGCAAGAAACTCGGAATTTCGTATAAACATGCCTGGACCATGCTTAAAAAAATGAATGAAGCTCTTGGCGAACCCGCTGTCATCACAGTACGTGGGGGAAAGGAGCAGGGTACCTTCCTGACCGATCTTGGTAGAAAGTTGCTGGCTGAGTATGAGGCAGGTAAACAGCTTATTAATGAAACAATAGAGGATGAAACAGCCTGGGAAAACATTAGTTTTAAGTTATCAGCCAGAAATCAGTTGTCAGGTAAAGTTCTTGAAGTGGAAAAAGACGGGCTTGTTTGCAAAATTACAATTGAGGTAGAACCTTCAATTATAACCTCAGTCGTTACCGAAGAAGCTGTAGAAAAACTGGATATAAATCCTGGAGACAGGGTTTACGCAGTTATTAAATCCACCGAAGTAATGATTGCAAAACATGTCAGTGAAAAAAGGCAAACCGAAGCCAGTTCCAAAGAGCCAGATCGTTCCGACTGA
- the mtrH gene encoding tetrahydromethanopterin S-methyltransferase subunit H, with translation MFKFDKKQEVFEIGGVKFGGQPGEYPTVLVSTMFYARHKIVTDEDKGIFDRAAAENLWNTQVSLSDETGLPYVNQIVGETPESIKRYIDWFVEIDDRTPFLIDSSAGNVRAAAAQYCTEIGVADRAIHNSINASIEQEEIDALTDSDVTAAIVLAFNATDPTVKGKIDILEVGGSGQTKGMLQVAKECGIKYPIIDVAAMPLGAGSGATIRSVPTLKARFGLPIGGGYHNMASAWDWLRKFKKTQPDPKAIYMPSDIGTNLVAQIAGSDYLLYGPIENVNQIFPAVAMVDIMLGETAKELGIEIADLADHPVTKLT, from the coding sequence ATGTTCAAGTTTGACAAGAAACAGGAAGTTTTTGAAATCGGTGGAGTTAAGTTCGGCGGACAGCCGGGCGAATACCCAACCGTATTAGTCAGTACCATGTTCTATGCAAGACACAAGATTGTGACTGACGAGGACAAGGGTATTTTTGACAGAGCAGCCGCAGAAAATCTCTGGAACACCCAGGTCTCACTGAGCGATGAAACTGGGCTCCCCTATGTAAACCAGATTGTAGGAGAAACCCCTGAATCAATTAAGCGTTATATCGACTGGTTCGTCGAAATCGATGACAGGACACCTTTCCTGATTGACTCCTCAGCCGGAAACGTGCGTGCAGCAGCAGCTCAGTACTGTACTGAAATTGGTGTTGCAGACAGGGCAATCCACAACTCGATTAACGCAAGTATAGAACAGGAAGAAATCGATGCTCTCACAGATAGCGATGTAACAGCTGCAATCGTTCTGGCTTTCAACGCAACTGATCCGACCGTAAAAGGAAAGATAGATATCCTTGAAGTCGGCGGTTCCGGACAAACCAAGGGTATGCTCCAGGTCGCAAAGGAATGTGGAATAAAGTACCCAATTATCGACGTCGCAGCCATGCCTCTTGGTGCAGGTTCCGGTGCTACTATCCGCTCGGTACCCACACTGAAAGCAAGATTCGGGCTGCCAATCGGCGGTGGATACCACAACATGGCTTCTGCATGGGACTGGCTCCGCAAATTCAAGAAGACTCAGCCTGATCCAAAGGCAATCTACATGCCTTCAGACATTGGTACTAACCTGGTAGCTCAGATTGCAGGTTCGGACTATCTGCTCTACGGTCCTATCGAGAACGTCAACCAGATCTTCCCAGCTGTTGCGATGGTCGACATCATGCTCGGTGAAACTGCAAAGGAACTCGGCATCGAGATCGCAGATCTGGCAGACCACCCGGTAACCAAACTGACATAA
- the mtrC gene encoding tetrahydromethanopterin S-methyltransferase subunit MtrC: MSVGGAGGEAKGGYPAQTIMALGIVGGLVGIYLGHIAPSAYSFFGGIGAICATVWGADAVRRVASYGLGTGVPSIGMLALGMGIVAALFGLSIGGIAGPIVAFIVAAIIGAVIGALANKVIGMGIPIMEQAMVEIAGAGTLVILGLSVVIAGSFEYAAVIESVIATGYIALIFIIGSMGILHPFNASLGPDEKQDRTLMLAVEKGAIALVITGFASSLHEGLLTASVNMLVGIIIWYVAFSKHYALIKRDAHAVVGTGLLPSAEELQ, encoded by the coding sequence ATGTCTGTAGGCGGAGCAGGAGGAGAAGCTAAAGGCGGATATCCTGCACAAACAATAATGGCTCTGGGTATAGTCGGTGGTCTAGTCGGAATTTACCTGGGTCACATTGCACCTTCGGCGTATTCCTTCTTCGGAGGCATTGGAGCAATCTGTGCAACTGTCTGGGGTGCTGATGCAGTTAGGCGTGTTGCAAGCTATGGGCTTGGTACAGGCGTTCCATCAATTGGTATGCTAGCTCTCGGTATGGGTATTGTAGCAGCTTTATTCGGGCTTTCCATAGGAGGCATTGCAGGGCCCATAGTTGCTTTCATTGTAGCAGCAATTATAGGTGCCGTTATTGGTGCCCTTGCAAACAAGGTAATCGGCATGGGTATCCCTATTATGGAACAGGCAATGGTAGAAATTGCAGGTGCTGGTACTCTTGTAATTCTCGGTTTGAGTGTAGTTATTGCCGGGTCGTTCGAGTATGCTGCAGTTATCGAAAGTGTTATTGCAACCGGATACATTGCACTGATCTTTATAATAGGCAGTATGGGAATACTTCATCCTTTCAATGCCAGCCTGGGACCTGATGAGAAACAGGACAGAACCCTCATGCTTGCTGTTGAAAAAGGAGCTATTGCGTTAGTTATTACAGGCTTTGCGTCTTCACTCCATGAAGGGCTGCTGACGGCTAGCGTAAACATGCTTGTAGGAATTATCATCTGGTATGTTGCCTTCAGCAAGCACTACGCGCTTATTAAAAGAGATGCGCATGCAGTGGTTGGAACCGGTCTGCTTCCAAGTGCGGAGGAATTGCAATGA
- the mtrE gene encoding tetrahydromethanopterin S-methyltransferase subunit E — translation MEPLVSMGVLALIGVAATIAGVSEDLESDIGSQSNPNSQVQLAPQMAYPHRIFNKAISGEPPSNALMCSIGAAVATVLISVFTLSPLFALVFGSLIAACVHGTFAVTATMGRCASQSRFKQPIYLDMIRSHVPAIMGFAFITTFCVLVVSYLMTVVLGHPFPLAMLAFIWGITIGAIGSSTGDVHYGAEREFQQFEFGSGLNASNSGNIVRYAESGLRNGFDNSWFCAKFGGPVTGIAFGMTVFLGSWITTIFDPTQGLTIGWLSVAVGVIIVLILIIWNWKIEVAARKAFGPYKEDKAEEASA, via the coding sequence ATGGAACCACTCGTAAGCATGGGAGTGCTTGCATTAATTGGAGTGGCTGCGACCATTGCAGGTGTATCAGAAGACCTGGAATCGGATATAGGATCGCAGAGTAACCCCAACTCTCAGGTGCAGCTAGCTCCCCAGATGGCATATCCACACAGAATTTTTAATAAAGCCATTTCAGGTGAACCACCATCCAATGCTTTAATGTGTTCAATTGGTGCAGCCGTTGCAACAGTATTAATAAGTGTATTTACGCTATCTCCGCTCTTTGCACTGGTATTCGGTTCTCTCATTGCAGCATGCGTACATGGTACCTTTGCGGTAACTGCTACAATGGGCAGATGTGCCAGTCAGAGTCGGTTCAAGCAGCCGATTTATCTTGATATGATAAGATCCCACGTTCCAGCAATTATGGGATTTGCGTTCATAACGACCTTCTGTGTACTAGTGGTGTCGTATTTAATGACCGTAGTACTCGGACATCCCTTCCCGCTAGCCATGCTGGCCTTTATCTGGGGTATTACTATAGGTGCGATAGGATCGTCAACAGGCGACGTTCACTACGGTGCAGAGCGTGAGTTTCAGCAGTTTGAATTCGGTTCAGGGCTGAACGCTTCAAACTCAGGAAACATTGTAAGATATGCTGAATCAGGGCTCAGGAATGGGTTTGATAACTCCTGGTTCTGTGCCAAGTTCGGAGGTCCTGTCACAGGGATTGCTTTTGGTATGACTGTATTCCTGGGAAGCTGGATAACCACTATTTTTGATCCTACACAGGGCCTGACAATAGGATGGCTCTCTGTTGCTGTAGGTGTTATTATTGTCCTTATTTTAATTATCTGGAACTGGAAGATCGAAGTTGCAGCCCGCAAAGCATTTGGGCCCTACAAAGAAGATAAAGCTGAGGAGGCTTCAGCATGA
- a CDS encoding tetrahydromethanopterin S-methyltransferase subunit F, protein MSEEYDKGVPMVLAPQMGAIDATVESIRYRAQLIARNQKLDSGVMSTGIIGFAAGFLFSLLMVVVLPILVW, encoded by the coding sequence ATGTCAGAAGAATATGATAAAGGCGTACCAATGGTGCTTGCTCCTCAGATGGGCGCAATTGATGCTACTGTTGAGAGCATTCGATATAGAGCACAATTGATTGCGAGAAACCAGAAGCTGGATTCCGGGGTTATGTCTACCGGAATAATTGGCTTTGCAGCAGGTTTCCTCTTTTCACTGCTGATGGTCGTTGTACTCCCAATACTGGTCTGGTGA
- the mtrA gene encoding tetrahydromethanopterin S-methyltransferase subunit A — translation MVEKREPAPGWPILKGEYEVGDVKNCVLVITCGSHLPGKPILDAGAAITGSCKTENLGIEKVVAHIISNPNIRYLLVTGSEVKGHVTGQSMLALHANGVKDNRIEGAVGAIPYVENLNAEAIARFQEQVEAVDLIDTEDMGAITAKVRELASKDPGAFDAEPMIVEISEEGEEEEEGGVVRPVSGEIAVLRSRLKAIEARMMDIGNLNKFHSGVHAGKIEGIMIGLTVTISLLGLLLLGR, via the coding sequence ATGGTAGAGAAGAGAGAACCAGCCCCAGGATGGCCTATCCTGAAAGGTGAATATGAAGTAGGCGATGTTAAGAACTGTGTACTTGTAATTACCTGTGGTTCACACCTTCCAGGAAAGCCAATTCTTGATGCAGGAGCAGCCATTACCGGATCATGCAAAACTGAAAATCTTGGTATTGAAAAGGTAGTTGCTCACATTATCTCAAACCCTAACATCAGATACCTGCTTGTCACTGGTTCTGAGGTTAAAGGGCACGTTACCGGACAGTCGATGTTAGCCCTCCATGCAAACGGTGTAAAAGATAACAGGATTGAAGGAGCAGTAGGGGCAATTCCATATGTGGAAAACCTGAATGCTGAAGCAATTGCTCGCTTCCAGGAGCAGGTTGAGGCTGTCGATCTGATCGATACCGAAGATATGGGCGCTATCACCGCCAAGGTAAGAGAACTCGCCTCAAAAGATCCCGGTGCCTTTGACGCAGAACCAATGATTGTGGAAATCAGTGAGGAGGGCGAAGAAGAAGAAGAAGGCGGCGTTGTAAGACCGGTTTCCGGTGAAATTGCAGTTCTTCGCAGCAGGTTGAAGGCAATTGAAGCCCGAATGATGGATATAGGAAACTTGAATAAGTTCCACTCAGGAGTTCACGCAGGAAAGATTGAAGGCATCATGATAGGGTTGACAGTGACCATATCCCTGCTTGGATTATTACTGCTAGGGAGGTAA
- a CDS encoding universal stress protein, whose protein sequence is MNGELYKNIVIATDGSRNTRRAISYGVELAKLSGATVYALYVVDTMSTISENWTIGRDTIYNIMKSDGEKAVSEVRTIGEASGVEVREVVLDGCPSNEIIKFAESNNADLIVMGTLGVSGLEKFLIGSVAEKVVRGSKVPVLVVRGKSRSETSC, encoded by the coding sequence ATGAATGGAGAACTGTATAAAAATATAGTGATTGCAACAGATGGATCCAGAAACACCCGGAGAGCTATTTCTTATGGTGTTGAGCTTGCGAAACTTAGTGGGGCTACCGTCTATGCCCTTTATGTAGTTGATACCATGTCCACGATTTCCGAGAACTGGACTATTGGCAGGGATACAATATATAACATCATGAAAAGTGATGGAGAGAAGGCGGTATCCGAAGTTAGGACTATTGGAGAAGCTTCAGGGGTAGAGGTAAGAGAGGTTGTTTTAGACGGTTGCCCGAGTAATGAGATTATCAAATTTGCAGAAAGTAATAATGCTGACCTGATAGTAATGGGTACCCTTGGAGTATCCGGGCTCGAAAAATTTCTGATTGGAAGCGTTGCAGAAAAAGTAGTAAGAGGCTCAAAAGTTCCGGTTCTGGTCGTCCGGGGGAAGAGCAGATCTGAAACCTCCTGTTAA